The following coding sequences lie in one Flavobacterium cyclinae genomic window:
- the rsfS gene encoding ribosome silencing factor translates to MTKKNTNNDDLLALIIKGIEDVKGNDINILDLREIENTVCDYFVICNGNSNTQVNAIVGSVQKVVSKELKEKPWHVEGEQNGEWVLMDYVSIVVHVFQKHIREYYNIESLWGDAKITTIDTNY, encoded by the coding sequence ATGACGAAAAAAAATACGAATAATGATGATTTATTAGCACTTATCATCAAAGGAATTGAAGACGTAAAGGGAAATGATATTAACATCCTTGATTTAAGGGAAATAGAAAACACTGTTTGTGATTATTTCGTAATCTGTAACGGTAATTCAAATACACAAGTTAATGCTATTGTGGGCTCAGTTCAAAAAGTGGTTTCTAAAGAATTAAAAGAAAAACCATGGCATGTAGAAGGAGAACAAAATGGCGAATGGGTACTAATGGACTATGTAAGTATCGTAGTACACGTATTTCAAAAACATATTAGAGAATACTACAACATTGAAAGTTTGTGGGGAGATGCTAAAATAACTACCATAGACACTAATTACTAA
- a CDS encoding biotin--[acetyl-CoA-carboxylase] ligase, with the protein MRIIKLNAIGSTNHFLKELSSQESCENFTVVSTEFQTDGKGQRGSGWLSEVGNNLTFSVLYNQKLKEFSSLFTLNIIVGLSIVEALQLVSDLNFFIKWPNDILAENKKIGGILIENTFKNSNDVQSIIGIGLNINQSQFENLPQASSLFLLENKFFYREAILVSIINKLEHNLNQLPILGETYFWDLYHSFLFKKEVVSTFESVDGNRFVGKIKEVTRDGKLAVLQEDDSIHFYDIKEIKMLY; encoded by the coding sequence ATGAGAATAATCAAACTCAATGCCATAGGTTCAACTAATCATTTTTTGAAAGAACTTTCTTCTCAAGAAAGTTGTGAAAATTTTACCGTTGTTAGTACAGAATTTCAAACTGATGGTAAAGGTCAAAGAGGTTCGGGTTGGTTGTCTGAGGTTGGTAATAACTTGACTTTTAGTGTTTTGTATAATCAAAAACTTAAAGAATTTTCTAGTTTATTTACACTAAATATTATTGTAGGACTTAGTATTGTTGAGGCATTACAATTAGTAAGTGATTTGAATTTTTTCATTAAATGGCCAAACGACATTTTGGCAGAAAATAAAAAAATTGGTGGCATATTAATAGAAAATACTTTTAAAAATTCTAATGATGTACAATCCATTATCGGAATTGGGTTGAATATAAATCAATCCCAATTTGAAAATTTACCTCAAGCTTCCTCATTATTTTTGTTAGAGAATAAATTTTTTTACAGAGAAGCAATTCTGGTGTCAATAATTAATAAATTAGAACATAATTTAAATCAGTTACCAATTTTAGGGGAAACATATTTTTGGGATCTCTATCATTCGTTTTTGTTTAAGAAAGAGGTGGTTTCAACTTTTGAATCTGTTGATGGAAACCGATTTGTGGGTAAAATTAAAGAAGTTACTCGCGATGGTAAATTAGCGGTTTTACAAGAAGATGATTCAATTCATTTTTATGATATAAAGGAAATTAAAATGTTGTATTAA
- the ccsA gene encoding cytochrome c biogenesis protein CcsA has product MEKKILSLLSSTRLMAVLFILFALAMAAGTFIEDAYNTDTARLIVYNAVWFEVIMVFFVINFLGNIKRYQLHKKENWATLILHLSFILIIVGAFVTRYISYEGMMLIKEGESSTVIYSDKPYLTVLVDGKHEGQMRRKTFEKGLYLAPEVQDDSFLNMFASNHFSIDGEFSGIPFEVEHQEFIMNASETVVPSETGQLMIKMVESSGGTRHEHYLKEGEVQNLHNVLFAFNKYTEGAINITKIAEAYTIQTPFEGDFMRMADKLQGKVVKDSVQPLMLRSLYNIGGAQFVFPEPAINGELTFKSNNDFKDKQTDDALKVKIKTQGKEETVTLIGSRGKQGVPQSVKIGDLEFTIFFGSKIYNTPFTVKLDDFIADKYPGTEKSYSAFKSKIEVIDAEQGKTFKDSVYMNHILDYRGFRFFQAGFDPDESGTHLSVSHDFWGTWMTYIGYFLLYFGLMAILFTKNSRFSSLKEKLDKVKAKKASLLSVFLILFSTVTFAQEHNHQPKKEEILELLKKYEVSEEHASEFGKVVIQDNGRMKPINTFSSELLRKVSKSDTYEGMNSDQAFLSMTQFPQYWYNLPIIYLKRGNDSIRKIIGIEKDVKYAPLISFFDEAGSYKLSKYLESAYSEAVPNQFQKDFIEADKKVNLLYSALSGQILKVFPVPGDKSNKWVSYLELNQPTGTALDSIKNVMPFYLNALEKASQNEDYKLPSSLLKGLTEYQKKYGSAVMLPESKINSEITYNKYDIFKRLYYLYMIAGVLMLAFCIVQLFDNSKFIKTTISIFHILIGVFFTLHLAGLAIRWYISGHAPWSDAYESMIYVAWATMFFGLAFGRKSKLTVASTAFVTSMILMIAHWNWMDPSIGNLQPVLNSYWLMIHVAVIVASYGPFTLAMVLGLVALFLMIFTNEKNKERMKLSIDEITFINEMALTVGLVMLTIGNFLGGQWANESWGRYWGWDPKETWALISIMVYAFVIHARFVPALRGRWIYNVMSVLAFASILMTYFGVNFHLSGLHSYASGEKQNVTYYIYILLGVLIIAALAYFPYKKYYKK; this is encoded by the coding sequence ATGGAGAAAAAAATACTATCCCTGTTATCTTCCACACGTTTAATGGCTGTTTTGTTTATTCTATTTGCTTTAGCCATGGCTGCAGGAACTTTTATAGAAGATGCTTATAATACAGATACTGCTCGACTAATTGTTTATAATGCGGTTTGGTTTGAAGTTATAATGGTATTTTTTGTAATTAACTTTTTAGGTAATATCAAACGCTATCAATTACACAAAAAAGAAAATTGGGCTACTTTAATTTTACACCTTTCTTTTATTTTAATAATCGTTGGAGCTTTTGTTACACGTTATATTAGCTACGAAGGAATGATGTTAATAAAGGAGGGAGAATCGAGTACAGTAATTTATTCTGATAAACCTTATTTAACTGTTTTAGTGGATGGAAAACATGAAGGTCAAATGCGTCGTAAAACTTTTGAAAAAGGGTTGTATTTAGCACCAGAAGTTCAAGATGATTCCTTTTTGAACATGTTTGCAAGTAATCATTTTTCGATTGATGGGGAATTTAGTGGTATTCCATTTGAAGTGGAACATCAAGAATTTATTATGAATGCTTCTGAAACAGTTGTACCATCTGAAACGGGACAATTGATGATTAAAATGGTGGAGTCGAGTGGAGGAACGCGTCACGAACATTACTTAAAAGAAGGCGAAGTTCAAAATTTACATAACGTACTTTTTGCTTTTAATAAATACACAGAAGGAGCAATTAACATTACAAAAATTGCAGAAGCTTACACTATTCAAACTCCTTTTGAAGGGGATTTTATGCGAATGGCAGATAAATTACAAGGTAAAGTTGTAAAAGATTCGGTACAACCATTAATGTTACGTTCCTTATATAATATAGGAGGAGCTCAGTTTGTATTCCCAGAACCTGCGATTAACGGAGAATTAACTTTCAAATCAAATAACGATTTCAAAGATAAGCAAACAGATGATGCGCTAAAAGTAAAAATCAAAACACAAGGAAAAGAAGAAACAGTAACACTAATTGGTTCAAGAGGAAAACAAGGTGTACCACAAAGTGTTAAAATTGGGGATTTAGAATTTACGATCTTCTTTGGAAGTAAAATTTACAATACACCATTTACGGTAAAATTAGATGACTTTATTGCAGATAAATATCCAGGAACAGAGAAAAGTTATTCGGCATTTAAAAGTAAAATTGAAGTAATTGATGCAGAGCAAGGAAAAACTTTTAAAGACAGTGTTTACATGAATCATATTCTAGATTATAGAGGTTTTAGATTCTTTCAGGCAGGATTTGATCCAGATGAAAGTGGTACCCATTTATCTGTTAGTCATGATTTTTGGGGAACTTGGATGACTTATATTGGGTATTTCTTGCTGTATTTTGGTTTAATGGCTATTTTATTTACTAAAAACAGTCGATTTTCGAGTTTAAAGGAAAAATTAGATAAAGTGAAAGCTAAAAAAGCAAGTTTGTTAAGTGTATTTTTAATTTTATTTTCAACAGTAACATTTGCGCAAGAGCACAATCACCAACCTAAAAAGGAAGAGATTCTAGAATTATTAAAGAAATACGAAGTTTCTGAAGAGCACGCAAGTGAGTTTGGTAAAGTTGTTATTCAAGATAACGGACGTATGAAACCTATCAATACGTTTTCTTCCGAATTATTACGTAAGGTGTCAAAAAGCGATACATATGAAGGAATGAACTCTGACCAAGCTTTTTTATCGATGACCCAGTTTCCTCAATATTGGTATAATTTACCGATCATCTACTTAAAAAGAGGAAATGATAGTATTCGAAAAATAATTGGGATAGAAAAAGATGTTAAATATGCACCTTTAATTTCCTTTTTTGATGAAGCAGGAAGTTATAAGTTATCAAAATATTTAGAATCTGCTTACAGTGAAGCTGTTCCTAATCAATTTCAAAAAGATTTTATTGAAGCAGATAAAAAAGTAAACCTATTATATTCGGCTTTAAGTGGTCAAATTTTGAAAGTTTTTCCTGTGCCAGGTGATAAATCAAATAAATGGGTTTCTTATTTAGAACTAAATCAACCTACAGGTACCGCTTTGGATTCAATAAAAAATGTCATGCCGTTTTACTTGAATGCTTTAGAAAAAGCATCTCAAAATGAAGATTATAAATTACCAAGTAGTTTGTTGAAAGGGCTTACAGAATATCAAAAAAAATACGGAAGTGCAGTAATGCTTCCAGAAAGTAAAATCAATTCTGAAATCACATACAATAAATATGATATTTTCAAGAGATTATATTACTTGTATATGATAGCAGGTGTATTAATGTTGGCTTTCTGTATTGTTCAATTATTTGATAATTCAAAATTTATAAAAACTACCATTTCTATTTTTCATATTTTAATTGGTGTATTTTTTACACTTCATTTAGCTGGACTGGCAATTAGATGGTACATTTCAGGTCACGCGCCTTGGAGTGATGCATATGAAAGTATGATTTATGTAGCTTGGGCAACAATGTTCTTTGGTTTGGCATTTGGTAGAAAATCAAAGCTTACGGTTGCATCTACAGCATTTGTAACTTCGATGATTTTAATGATTGCACATTGGAATTGGATGGATCCTTCGATTGGAAACTTACAACCGGTTTTAAATTCGTATTGGTTAATGATTCACGTTGCTGTAATCGTGGCAAGTTATGGACCATTTACTTTAGCGATGGTTTTAGGTTTAGTTGCTTTATTCTTGATGATTTTCACTAATGAAAAGAATAAAGAAAGAATGAAATTAAGCATCGATGAGATAACTTTCATCAACGAAATGGCGTTAACGGTTGGTTTGGTTATGTTAACGATTGGAAACTTCCTTGGAGGACAATGGGCAAATGAAAGTTGGGGACGCTATTGGGGTTGGGACCCAAAAGAAACTTGGGCGTTAATCAGTATTATGGTGTACGCTTTTGTAATTCACGCTCGTTTTGTGCCTGCTTTAAGAGGAAGATGGATTTATAACGTTATGAGCGTTTTAGCTTTTGCTTCAATTTTAATGACGTATTTTGGAGTTAACTTCCACTTAAGCGGATTACACAGTTATGCTTCAGGAGAAAAACAAAATGTTACCTACTACATTTATATTTTATTAGGAGTATTGATAATAGCAGCATTGGCTTATTTTCCATATAAAAAGTATTATAAAAAATAA
- a CDS encoding glutathione peroxidase yields the protein MKKLVTLFSVVALLFSCQNQAQKKQTTTPTAITTSMAKETIYQFKVEDLSGDSFDFSTLKGKKILVVNTASECGLTPQYEQLQEIYEKYKDKNFVIVGFPANNFGAQEPGTNKQIATFCQKNYGVTFPMMAKISVKGSDMHPVYQFLTQKAKNGLEDSEVQWNFQKYLINENGELVKVVSPRTLPTDAEIVNWIEGK from the coding sequence ATGAAGAAATTAGTAACCTTGTTTTCAGTAGTAGCATTGCTTTTTAGTTGTCAAAATCAGGCACAAAAGAAACAAACGACTACTCCAACAGCAATCACAACTTCTATGGCAAAGGAAACCATTTATCAGTTCAAAGTAGAAGATTTGAGTGGAGATTCATTCGATTTTTCAACACTAAAAGGAAAGAAAATATTGGTAGTTAACACCGCATCTGAATGTGGCTTAACACCGCAATACGAACAATTGCAAGAAATTTACGAAAAATACAAAGACAAAAACTTCGTAATCGTAGGTTTTCCAGCAAACAACTTTGGAGCACAAGAACCCGGTACTAATAAGCAAATTGCTACTTTTTGTCAAAAAAATTATGGGGTAACATTTCCTATGATGGCAAAAATTTCGGTTAAAGGAAGTGATATGCATCCTGTATATCAATTCTTAACTCAAAAAGCTAAAAATGGATTAGAAGACAGCGAAGTGCAATGGAACTTTCAGAAATACTTAATCAATGAAAATGGCGAATTAGTAAAAGTAGTTTCACCAAGAACATTACCTACTGATGCAGAAATCGTAAATTGGATTGAAGGAAAATAG
- a CDS encoding GNAT family N-acetyltransferase → MEIKIRDYQKNDCPAILDIINDAILNSTALYDYNVRTLTTQETIFEEKLQKGFPIIVAEMNNEVVGFGYYSEFRFREAYKFTVEHSVYANKNVIGKGIGKLLLTELIEKAKQQNLHTMVGVIDSENTNSIDFHKKFGFEEVGFIKESGFKFNKWLHSVIVQKML, encoded by the coding sequence ATGGAGATAAAAATTAGAGACTACCAAAAAAACGATTGCCCTGCTATTTTAGATATCATCAACGATGCTATTTTGAATTCAACTGCATTATACGATTACAATGTGCGAACTTTAACAACTCAAGAAACTATTTTTGAAGAAAAACTTCAGAAAGGTTTCCCTATAATTGTTGCCGAAATGAATAATGAAGTTGTAGGTTTTGGTTATTATAGCGAATTTCGTTTCAGAGAAGCTTATAAATTCACAGTAGAACATTCGGTTTATGCGAATAAGAATGTTATTGGTAAAGGCATCGGAAAATTATTATTAACCGAATTAATCGAAAAAGCTAAACAACAAAACCTTCACACGATGGTTGGCGTAATCGATTCTGAAAACACAAACAGCATTGATTTTCACAAGAAATTTGGTTTTGAGGAAGTTGGGTTTATTAAAGAATCAGGCTTTAAGTTTAATAAATGGTTGCACTCGGTTATTGTTCAGAAAATGCTTTAA
- the menD gene encoding 2-succinyl-5-enolpyruvyl-6-hydroxy-3-cyclohexene-1-carboxylic-acid synthase, with product MMYPKIPLAQSIIEICQQKGVQHIVISPGSRNAPLTIGFTNNPFFKCYSIADERCAAFFALGIAQQIQKPVAIVCTSGSAVLNYYPAVAEAFYSQIPLVVISADRPQSKIDIGDGQTIRQENVFANHSLYNANLQENASTENDNHIQKAFHVAVAQKGPVHINAPFEEPLYETVTALQVQPEIIDFTTKEKHFSLGASSKETWNKATKKLVLVGELFPNSVEQKHLDILANDPSVVVLTEKTSNLHHPTFIDQIDTLITPFTEDDFKVFQPEILLTFGGMVVSKRIKAFLRKYKPVHHWHVDDLRAYDTFGALTNHFETKINTFLSQLLTENTIESTYKSSIATIWKDREAKHKEYTANIPFSDFKVFDFICQNLPNSIQLQVSNSSAIRYLQLFDLEKSIQVFCNRGTSGIDGSTSTAIGAASVTNLPTILITGDISFLYDSNALWNNYISKNFKIILLNNNGGGIFRILPGHQETETFNTYFETSHQLNASHLAKMYGLDYFSANDETTLQLQYSAFLNQNEKPSILEIFTPEKENNGVLLEFFKRLK from the coding sequence ATGATGTATCCAAAAATTCCTTTAGCGCAAAGCATAATTGAAATTTGCCAACAAAAAGGAGTCCAACATATCGTAATTTCACCAGGTTCGCGCAATGCCCCTTTGACGATCGGATTTACTAATAATCCGTTTTTCAAATGTTATAGTATTGCTGACGAACGTTGTGCTGCTTTTTTTGCTTTGGGAATCGCCCAACAAATTCAAAAACCTGTTGCTATTGTTTGTACTTCCGGTTCTGCAGTTTTGAATTATTATCCTGCGGTGGCAGAAGCTTTTTACAGCCAAATTCCTCTAGTAGTCATTTCTGCCGATAGACCTCAAAGTAAGATTGATATTGGTGACGGACAAACCATTCGTCAAGAAAATGTTTTTGCCAATCACAGTTTATACAATGCTAATTTGCAAGAAAACGCATCAACTGAAAATGACAATCACATTCAAAAGGCGTTTCATGTTGCGGTTGCCCAAAAAGGGCCAGTTCATATCAATGCACCTTTTGAAGAACCTTTGTATGAAACGGTTACAGCATTACAAGTTCAACCTGAAATCATCGATTTTACTACCAAAGAAAAGCATTTCTCATTAGGAGCTAGTTCAAAAGAGACTTGGAACAAAGCGACGAAGAAATTGGTTTTAGTAGGAGAGTTGTTTCCCAATTCAGTAGAGCAAAAGCATTTGGATATTTTAGCGAATGATCCAAGTGTGGTAGTTTTAACAGAAAAAACATCAAATTTACATCATCCAACTTTCATTGACCAAATTGATACTTTGATTACGCCATTTACAGAGGATGATTTCAAAGTGTTTCAACCTGAAATTTTGTTGACTTTCGGTGGAATGGTAGTTTCGAAACGTATCAAAGCCTTCTTGCGAAAATACAAACCAGTACATCATTGGCATGTGGACGATTTAAGAGCGTATGACACTTTTGGAGCGCTTACGAATCATTTTGAAACTAAAATCAATACGTTTTTGAGTCAGTTGTTGACTGAAAACACCATTGAAAGCACCTATAAATCAAGTATTGCAACTATTTGGAAAGATAGAGAAGCGAAACATAAAGAATACACCGCAAACATTCCGTTTTCTGATTTTAAAGTGTTTGATTTTATTTGCCAAAACTTACCTAATAGCATCCAATTACAAGTTAGTAATAGTTCGGCTATACGTTACCTACAGTTATTTGATTTAGAAAAAAGTATACAAGTATTTTGTAATCGAGGTACTAGTGGAATAGATGGAAGTACTTCGACAGCCATTGGAGCTGCATCTGTGACAAATTTACCAACGATTTTGATTACAGGTGACATTAGCTTTTTATACGATAGTAATGCTTTGTGGAACAATTATATTTCAAAAAACTTCAAAATCATTTTATTAAACAATAACGGTGGTGGTATTTTTAGAATTTTACCTGGACATCAAGAAACGGAAACGTTTAACACTTATTTTGAAACTTCTCACCAATTAAACGCTTCACATTTAGCTAAAATGTATGGATTGGATTACTTTTCAGCGAATGATGAAACGACATTACAGCTACAATATTCTGCATTCCTAAACCAAAATGAAAAACCAAGCATTTTAGAAATTTTCACTCCAGAAAAAGAGAATAATGGCGTTTTATTAGAATTCTTTAAAAGGTTGAAGTAA
- a CDS encoding T9SS type A sorting domain-containing protein: MKYKISLIVVLSFFLGQSQTATSITNIQTPNLDETSGLLFYNNKLFTFNDSGGQAEIYEINSSNGSIVRTITINNATNVDWEDITQDATHIYIGDIGNNNGNRTDLKIYKISKSDFDDADNIATAETISYSYANQTTFNSLPNNNNWDAEGLISFGDKLLIFTKNWVNNMVNVYSIPKISGSYSAQFVSTYNTNGLITGADISFNEDVIYLTGYSSSQAPFMYTIHNISASNLDIFSGNVSPKITNIVPLGNQVEAISLFEITPTKHRLYISNEKYTFTSGPISITFPAKLWFIELNADTFLSLEDIANNHFVLYPNPCETAINSSVIIDEVTIYDNFGKIIFQNKNVNSISLENLVAGVYFAQIKLENQFYFKKIIKK, translated from the coding sequence ATGAAATACAAAATTTCACTTATTGTTGTCTTAAGTTTCTTTTTGGGTCAATCACAAACTGCAACTTCTATTACGAATATACAAACTCCTAATTTAGATGAAACTTCAGGTTTATTGTTTTATAACAACAAGCTATTCACATTTAATGATAGTGGAGGTCAAGCCGAAATATATGAAATAAACAGCTCTAATGGATCTATAGTAAGAACTATTACTATCAATAATGCTACAAATGTTGATTGGGAAGACATTACTCAAGATGCAACTCATATCTACATTGGTGACATAGGGAATAATAACGGTAATAGAACCGATTTAAAGATTTATAAAATATCGAAAAGTGATTTTGACGATGCCGATAATATTGCTACTGCGGAAACAATTTCTTATTCTTATGCGAATCAAACTACTTTTAACTCGTTACCAAATAACAACAATTGGGATGCAGAAGGACTTATTTCTTTTGGCGACAAGTTGCTAATCTTTACAAAAAATTGGGTAAACAACATGGTAAATGTGTATTCAATTCCTAAAATAAGTGGAAGTTACAGTGCCCAATTTGTGAGTACTTACAACACAAATGGATTAATTACTGGTGCCGATATTTCATTTAATGAAGATGTCATTTACCTTACAGGCTATAGCAGTTCTCAAGCTCCCTTTATGTATACTATACACAATATTTCTGCATCAAATTTGGATATTTTCTCTGGAAATGTTTCTCCAAAAATCACCAATATTGTACCGCTTGGAAATCAAGTTGAAGCTATTTCATTATTCGAAATCACGCCTACAAAACATCGCTTGTACATTTCAAATGAAAAATACACTTTTACTTCAGGGCCAATCTCAATAACATTTCCTGCTAAATTATGGTTTATTGAATTAAATGCCGATACTTTTTTGAGTTTGGAGGATATCGCAAATAACCATTTTGTACTTTATCCTAATCCATGTGAAACAGCCATAAATAGCTCTGTAATAATTGATGAAGTAACTATTTATGACAATTTTGGAAAAATCATATTTCAAAATAAAAATGTAAATTCGATCTCATTAGAAAACCTTGTTGCAGGCGTTTATTTTGCTCAAATAAAACTAGAAAACCAATTTTATTTTAAAAAAATAATTAAAAAATAA
- a CDS encoding transketolase family protein, producing the protein MKKYINQGSKDTRSGFGAGMTELGQKNENVVALCADLIGSLKFDDFKKNHPERFFQIGIAEANMIGIAAGLTIGGKIPFTGTFANFSTGRVYDQIRQSVAYSDKNVKICASHAGLTLGEDGATHQILEDIGLMKMLPGMTVINTCDYNQTKAATLALADHHGPAYLRFGRPVVPNFMPADEPFVIGKAIMLDEGTDVTIIATGHLVWEALVAAEALEAKGISAEVINIHTIKPLDEEAILKSVKKTGCVVTAEEHNIIGGLGESVSRCLVQNHLVPQEFVAVNDSFGESGTPDQLMEKYGLNSAAIIEKAEKVMKRK; encoded by the coding sequence ATGAAAAAATATATCAACCAAGGCAGCAAAGATACCCGTTCAGGATTTGGAGCTGGAATGACTGAATTAGGTCAAAAAAACGAAAACGTAGTAGCACTTTGTGCGGATTTAATTGGATCATTAAAATTTGATGATTTCAAGAAAAACCACCCAGAGCGTTTCTTCCAAATCGGAATTGCCGAAGCGAATATGATTGGAATTGCAGCTGGATTAACGATTGGTGGAAAAATTCCTTTCACAGGAACTTTCGCTAACTTTTCTACAGGAAGAGTGTATGACCAAATTCGTCAATCTGTAGCTTATTCTGATAAAAATGTAAAAATTTGTGCTTCTCATGCTGGATTAACACTTGGAGAAGACGGAGCAACGCACCAAATCTTAGAAGACATCGGTTTGATGAAAATGTTACCTGGGATGACCGTTATCAACACTTGCGATTATAACCAAACCAAAGCAGCTACATTAGCTTTAGCTGACCATCATGGTCCTGCTTATTTGCGTTTTGGTCGTCCTGTAGTACCTAACTTTATGCCAGCAGACGAGCCTTTCGTAATTGGAAAAGCGATTATGCTAGACGAAGGAACTGATGTTACGATTATTGCTACTGGACATTTAGTTTGGGAAGCGTTAGTAGCAGCAGAAGCTTTAGAAGCAAAAGGAATTTCAGCAGAAGTAATCAACATTCACACGATTAAACCATTAGACGAAGAAGCGATTTTAAAATCGGTAAAGAAAACAGGTTGTGTGGTTACGGCTGAAGAACATAATATTATAGGTGGTTTAGGAGAAAGTGTTTCTAGATGTTTAGTTCAAAACCATTTAGTTCCACAAGAATTTGTGGCGGTTAACGACAGCTTTGGAGAAAGTGGCACACCAGACCAATTAATGGAAAAATATGGTTTAAACAGCGCAGCCATTATTGAAAAAGCAGAAAAAGTAATGAAAAGAAAGTAA
- a CDS encoding transketolase, whose translation MSNTQQLQDFTTQVRRDILRMVHAVNSGHPGGSLGCAEFLVTLYQDVMKRNEGFDMNGMNEDIFFLSNGHISPVFYSVLARSGYFPVAELATFRKLNSRLQGHPTTHEGLPGVRMASGSLGQGLSVAVGAAQAKKLNNDNHLVYALLGDGELQEGQNWEAIMYASAKKVDNLIATIDLNGKQIDGTTDEVLAMGSVKAKFEAFDWIVLEIKEGNNIDAIKACLADAKSKSGNGKPVCILLHTEMGNGVDFMMHTHAWHGKAPNDEQLAKGLAQNVETLGDY comes from the coding sequence ATGTCTAACACGCAACAACTACAAGATTTTACAACACAAGTTCGAAGAGATATTCTTCGTATGGTACATGCCGTAAATTCGGGTCACCCAGGAGGTTCTTTGGGATGTGCTGAATTTTTGGTTACCTTATACCAAGACGTTATGAAACGTAACGAAGGTTTTGATATGAACGGAATGAATGAAGATATTTTCTTCTTATCAAACGGACATATTTCACCTGTTTTTTACAGTGTTTTAGCTAGAAGCGGTTACTTCCCAGTAGCAGAATTAGCAACATTCAGAAAATTAAATTCAAGATTACAAGGTCACCCAACGACTCATGAAGGTTTACCAGGAGTTCGTATGGCATCTGGTTCGTTAGGACAAGGTTTGTCAGTAGCGGTTGGTGCTGCACAGGCTAAAAAATTGAATAACGACAATCATTTAGTATATGCCCTTTTAGGTGATGGAGAATTACAAGAGGGACAAAACTGGGAAGCTATCATGTATGCTTCTGCAAAAAAAGTAGACAACTTAATTGCAACAATCGACTTGAACGGAAAACAAATCGACGGAACTACAGACGAAGTTTTAGCGATGGGAAGCGTAAAAGCGAAGTTTGAAGCATTTGATTGGATTGTATTAGAAATCAAAGAGGGAAACAACATTGACGCTATCAAAGCTTGTTTAGCTGATGCAAAATCAAAATCAGGTAACGGAAAACCGGTTTGTATTTTATTGCATACCGAAATGGGTAACGGTGTTGATTTTATGATGCACACACACGCTTGGCACGGAAAAGCGCCAAATGATGAGCAATTAGCAAAAGGTTTAGCACAGAATGTTGAAACTTTAGGAGACTATTAA